A genomic segment from Trichoplusia ni isolate ovarian cell line Hi5 unplaced genomic scaffold, tn1 tig00003647, whole genome shotgun sequence encodes:
- the LOC113508021 gene encoding UV excision repair protein RAD23 homolog A: protein MLVTLKTLQQQTFQIEIDPEETVKALKLKIEVEKGKDYVADHQRLIYAGKILLDDDKLRTYNIDEKKFIVIMVTKPKSAETPASTTSAPEAGESASTESGDGKAKPTPEEAPKPPPAAEPEAPVATSNELDFEATVQSIMDMGYNRQQVEQALRASFNNRERAVEYLITGIPEELLQEQEAEEGSDDDPLAFLRDQPQFQQMRAVIQQNPTLLNAVLQQIGQTNPALLQAISQHQQAFVRMLNEPVNPTSGGAAVEENAIELPQAQHPQVSPQDKEAIERLKALGFPEHMVIQAYFACEKNENLAANFLLSQNFDD, encoded by the coding sequence atgttGGTGACGCTGAAGACACTACAACAACAAACTTTTCAAATAGAAATCGATCCAGAAGAAACGGTTAAAGCACTCAAGCTGAAAATTGAAGTTGAGAAAGGTAAAGATTATGTTGCTGATCATCAAAGACTAATTTATGCGGGCAAAATCTTGTTAGATGACGATAAATTACGTACGTACAACATAGACGAAAAGAAATTCATTGTTATCATGGTGACTAAACCAAAATCAGCGGAGACTCCGGCATCGACTACTTCTGCCCCAGAAGCTGGTGAAAGTGCTTCGACTGAAAGCGGCGATGGTAAAGCCAAACCCACTCCTGAAGAAGCACCTAAACCGCCTCCAGCGGCGGAACCCGAGGCACCAGTTGCAACCAGTAATGAACTTGACTTTGAAGCTACAGTGCAGAGCATTATGGATATGGGATATAATAGACAGCAAGTAGAACAAGCTCTTCGGGCTTCATTTAATAACCGCGAAAGAGCTGTGGAATATTTAATAACAGGTATACCAGAAGAACTGCTTCAAGAACAAGAGGCTGAAGAGGGTTCAGATGATGACCCCTTGGCATTCCTCCGTGATCAGCCTCAATTTCAACAAATGCGTGCTGTTATTCAGCAAAACCCTACTTTATTAAATGCTGTACTTCAGCAAATTGGTCAAACAAACCCAGCATTATTGCAGGCAATTAGTCAACATCAGCAAGCTTTTGTCAGAATGTTGAATGAACCAGTCAATCCAACATCAGGTGGTGCAGCAGTTGAAGAGAATGCAATTGAACTACCACAGGCGCAGCATCCACAAGTCTCACCCCAAGACAAAGAGGCCATTGAAAGATTAAAAGCATTAGGCTTTCCTGAGCATATGGTCATTCAAGCATATTTTGCTTGTGAAAAGAATGAAAATCTTGCTGCTAATTTCTTACTTTCACAAAATTTTGATGATTAG